The genomic region GACGGTCATGGACGCGGTTCAAAACGAGGGTGAGATCACCGTTTCGGAAGGCGATGCCGCCGAGGTGATCGCCAATGCCGATCGCGTCGTGGAAGCCGATTACTTCACAGGCTATGCCGACCACGTGAACATGGAACCCCTCAACGGCACCGCGCTCGTCACCGATGAACGGGTCGATGTCTGGATGCCCACCCAGCACACTCAGCAGAGCCACATGGTCGCTGCCGAGGAATCCGGGATCGCGCCGGAAAACGTCTATGTCCACCAGACCTTCGTCGGCGGCGGCTTCGGCCGGCGCGTCTTCGGCGATGATACCCGCATGGTGGTCGCCGTTGCCAAGAAGCATCCGGGCGTGCCGGTTCATGTCATCTGGTCGCGTGAGGAATCCATGCGCCAGGGCCGCTTCCGTGCCATGATCGGCGCCAAGCTCAAGGCCAGCCTGGGCGAGGATGGTTATCCCACCGCATTCCTCGTGCGTCACGCCGGCCGTGGCCAGGGTCCAAACGTTTTGTCCGACACCGCTTATGTGGCGGGCAAGGGCATCCCGGCCCTCCAGGTCGAAGAGCACATCCTGCCGCTCAACTTCATGACTGGCCCCTACCGGGGCCCCAGCTACAACGTCAATTCCTTCATCATGGAATCCTTCATTGACGAATTGGCCCATGAAGCTGGCGTCGATCCGCTCGAATATCGGATCAAGCTCATGGAGCCCTGGGAAGACAAGGGCTGGGTTAAGGCGCTCGAAACCGTGGCCGAACGGGCCGGATGGGGCGAGTCGCTGCCGCGCGGGCAGGGCATGGGCATCGCGGTCTGCAACTGGGGCGGCGGCGGCCGGCCGTTCTTCGGCACCACCGCGGCAGCGGTGGCCCGTGTTGAGGTGAGCCCGGAAGGGCAGCTCAAGATCCTGCAGATCGATGCCACCTGCGACGTCGGCACCATCGTCAATCCCGATGCCGTTCTCGCCCAGATCCAGGGCGGCACCATTTTCGGGCTCAACATGTCGATGAACGAGGAACTCGAGATCGAGAACGGCGCCATCGTGAGCGATAATTTCCATCGCTACCCGATGCTCCGCATGGCGGACGTGCCCACCAATATCCGCGTCCATCTCGACGGCACTTCGGGTCACGAACGCATCAACGAGATTGGCGAGCCGCCCGTCGGCCCGGTCGGTCCGGCCATCGGCAACGCCATCTATGCGGCCATCGGCAAGCGCATCCGCAGCCTGCCGTTCCGCACGGCGGACCTCACCTGGTCCTGATCGCCATTGGGGAGCGGCGTTCCTCGCCGCTCCCGCTCAGGAGGATGGCGTGCGATCCATATCCATCGTCGCGATCGCAATGGCTGCTTCCGGCATCGTCCTTGCCGGTGCGCTTGCCCAGTCGGGCAACGCCATTCCCGAACCTCTCACCGATGAGCCAGGCGACATAAGGCGCGGCATGACCGTCGCCGCCAACACCGATCTCGGCAATTGCATCATCTGCCATCACATTCCGCTGCCCGATGTCCCCGCCGGTGCCTTCGGCTCGGTGGGCCCATCCCTCGCCGGCGTCGGCAGCCGTCTTAGCGAGGGCGAGCTGCGCTTGCGGATCGTCGATTCCAGCCGCATCAATCCCGCGACCGTCATGCCGCCCTATCATCGCACCCAAGGCTTGGAGCGCGTCGCCGATGGATACGCCGGCGAGCCCATTCTCACCGCCCAGCAGATCGAAGACCTCATCGCCTTCCTGCAAACCCTGACGGACGAAGCACAATGAAAACCGCTCTCGTCCCGCTGGTTGGAATCCTCGCGGTGTTCAGCTCCGCCTGGTTCGCCCAGGAACTGCAGCTCGAGCAGGAACCCCGCTCCGGCTACACCTTTTTGGGCCCGGAACTGCAGGCGCTTCAGGATGACGAATTCTCGAACCCGGGCATCCTCTGGCTCGATCAGGGGGCGCAACTCTGGACAGAAGCCGGCCCACAAAGCCAGCAATCCTGCGCGTCCTGCCATGACGATGCAGCGGTCTCCATGGCCGGCGTCGCCGCCCGCTATCCCGCCTTCGATCCCGAACTCGGCCACGTCATCAATCTCGAACAGCAGATCAACCAGTGCCGCTCCGAGCGCCAGGGGCTCGATCCACTCCCCTACGAATCCGACGCGCTCCTCGCGCTCACCCTTTACGTCACCGCCCAGTCCGACGGCATGCCCATCGATGTGGACATCGACGGACCCGCCCGCGAAAGCTACGAGCGCGGCGCGGCCCAATTCAGCCAGCGCATTGGCCAGCTCAACATGTCCTGCCAGAACTGCCACGTGGAAAATGTCGGCAACAGATTGCGCGGTGAACCCATCAGCCAGGGCCAGATCAACGGCTTCCCCATCTACCGCCTGCTCTGGAACAGCCCGGCCTCGACCCACCGCATGTTCGCCTGGTGCAACGAGGCCGTCCGTGCCGAACCGTTCGAAGCCGGCTCGCAAAGCTATGTCGATCTCGAGCTTTTCCTCAAAGCCCGCGCCGAGGGCCTCGAAATCGAGACCCCCGCGATACGCCGCTAGGCCTTCTCGACCTGCAGGTCCGCCGTGCTGTCATGCCAGCGCAACAGCCGCTTCTCGGCGGCGAGCACCAGCAGATACAGCCCGTACCCGATAAACGAGAGCACGAACACGGTGACCAGCACCAGCTCGACATCCGACGTCTCCTGGCCGAGCGCCAGGAGATAACCGAGCCCGGCCCGCGCGCCCATCAGCTCGCCGATCACCGCCGCCGTCACCGCCAGCGTCACCGCCACCTTTGCGCCAGAAAACAGCATGGGCAGCGACATCGGCAATTCCAGCCGCCACACCCGCTGGATCGGATTGAGCCTCAAAATCCGCGCCAGCTCCTCCATCTGCGAAGGCATCGCCCGCAGCGAGGAGAGCATGTTGGAAAGAATGGGAAAGAAGGTGACGATCGCCACCAGCACGATCTTGGGCGTCATATCGAGCCCCAGCCACAGCAGCAGCAACGGCGCAATGGCGATCTTGGGCGCCGTCTGCAAAAACACGATGATCGGGTTAAGCAGCATCTCGACCACCGGGAACCGCTGGAACAGCAGCGCCGCCAACACCCCGATGACCCCGCCGATCACCAGCCCGATGACGATTTCCGCCAGCGTGATCGGAATATGGCTGAACAGCCCCGCCTCGGTGGTCAGGAACCATGCCTCCTGCACCAGCGCCCATGGTCCGGGCACGAGATAGGCCGGCACGTTGAACACGATCAAGAGGATCTGCCAAAGCGCCAGGAATACGGCGAGCGAGACGATGGTTCTGACCATGGGCGGGGCTCCGAATTACGGAGTGCAACCGGTTTTGCGGTTCGGAAGCACGACCGAAAAAAGATATGTTGGCCCGGCAGCGAACCGCCGGGCCGCGCGGATTACTGGATCGAGGAAGGGGATTCGACGACGAGGTCGCCGGCCTCGAAACCTTCCGGGATCACTTCATATTCGACGGCGGTATCGATCGTCGTTTGCCAGCTCTCGAGGTTGCCATAGCCCAGCTCATGAGCTTCGGTGTCCTCACTCTGCCAGAGCGTTTCCACGAAGACTTCGGAGATGATCTCGGTCACGATCTCTTCCTGCCCGGCAAAGGTCGGGGTGTACTCGGCGACCGCCATGTCCACTTCGGTCCGAACGTCGCCCTCGACGATGTGCTCGATGCCCTTGTTGAGCGCGGCGATGAAGCCGGCCACTTCGGCGCTGCTGTTCTCGAGGAAGGATTCCGAGGTCACCAGCACATTGCCCTTGGAGGGCAGGTAGTCGTCCGAGCGGATCATGCCCACATCGATGCCATCGGCCTGCAGGTTGTAGTAGCGCAGCATCGAGAACACGATGGCGTCCACCTGGTCGGACGAAAGCGCTTCCACGATGGCGCCCGTGCCCACGATCTCGACATTGACGTCGTTGATGGACAACCCTTCCTGGGCCATCATCACCTGGAGCTGGATGTAATTGGGGCTGCCATAGCTCGTCACCGCCACCGTCTTTCCGGCGAGGTCAGCCGGCGTTTCGATCCCGGATTCGGTCTTGAACAGCACCGCGCCGATGCCGTTCTGATATGTGGTGTGGATAATCTTGACGGGCAGGTCGTTGGCACGCGCGGCGATCACCGCGTCACCATTGGGGAAGCCGAACTGCACGTTGCCCACGGCAACGTTGGTCAGTATGTCGGCGGCGTTGGCATAGAGGAAATCGACGTCCAGGCCTTCTTCGGCGAAATAGCCGTAATGGTCCGCCACGAACAGCGGCAGGTAGTACGGCACGGCGGCGCCGTCGATCTGGATGGTCACCGGGGCCAGGTCCTGGGCCGAGGCGGGAGCGGCAAGGCCGAGGGCCAGAACCGAAGCTGTCGCAAGCAGAGTAAGTCGCTTCATTGTAGGCATCCTTTCAGGGTTAAGCAGGCGATGAAGAGGCGAGGTCCGCGAGCGCACCGGCCGCAATGGCGATGAGGTTGCGCTGGGTCTGTTCGTAGTCTTCCAGCCACCCGTCGCTGCGCCGGTGAGCATGGACGGCCAGGATTGCACCGGCTTCGACCCCGAGAGCCGCGCCGACAGCGAGGACGATTTCCGCTTCCATTTCGATCCCGTCGACGCCGAGCGCGGCAAGCGCATCGACAAGATCAGGATTGGCGTTGCCGTCGCGGTGATCCGGGCGGCCCTGGGCGCGGTAATATCCATCGGCAGTCACCACCGACCCGGTGCGTCCAGCCAGTCCCATGCTGGAGCGCTTTCCGTCGAGCGCCGAAACGATCGCCGCCGCCGCATGAACGGGCTCACCCGCGGGCGAGTAGGGGCGGGCACAGGCGCTGTTGGCCGGGGTTTTCTCCACCACCACGAAATCGCCAAGCGCTAGATCGTCCGAAAGCGCCCCCATGCCGCCGATGCGCACGATCCGCTTCACCCCGAGTGCCGCCAATTCCACCATGGCGATCTCGGTGGAGGCGCCGCCAATCCCGGTCGAGCAGATGCCAATCCGGTGGCCGCCGAAATATCCCACGCCCATGCGGAATTCGCGGTTCTGCCCCACGATCTCGAAATCGGAGAGCACGCTCGCCGCCATATCCACCCGCGCCGGATCGCCCGGCAAAAGGAAGTCGGTCGGCACGATCTCGGGCCGGGGCAGGTGCACAGGGCTGTCGCCCTTCCAGGGCCAGGTTGCCGAACGGTCGATCATCGCCATGACAGCAACCATTTTTCAGCCTGCGCCAGCACCTGATAAACCAGGATGCCCAGCAGCGAGGTGACCAGAACCATCGCAAACAGCAGCGACGATTTATACGTCGTGCCGGCGAACACCATGAGATAGCCGAGCCCCATGCCGCCCGAGAGCCATTCGGCCAGGATCGCCCCGATCGTCGCCTGGATGGCGCCGATCTTGAGGCCTGCGAAAATCTCCGGCACAGCCGCCGGCATTTCCACCCGCCTGAGCTTCTGCCACCGGTTGAGCCGCAGGATTTCGCAAAGCTGATGCAGGTTGGGCGAGAGCGAGCGCAGCCCCAGGATCGTGCCGATCATCACCGGGAAGAACACCAGCGATACGGTGAGGACGATCTTCGAGGTCAGCCCCAGCCCGAACCACAGGATGAACAGCGGCGCCAGCGCGATCTTGGGCGCCGTCTGGAAGAACAGCAGATACGGCGCCACGACACGTTCGACGCGCGGCCATTTGGCGAGCACGAACCCAACGGCGAAGCCGCCCAGCGAACCGAGCGCAAATCCGGCGACGATCACCCCCAGCGTATGGCCCAGATGCGGCCAGATCTCGCCGGTCGTGAACAGTCGCACCAGTTCGTCCCACACGGCATCGGGGCCGGGCAAAACGAAACGCGGCACGTCGAACGCGGTGACATAGCCCCACCACGCCGCAATCAGAACGATCGGGGTGATGATGAAGGAGGCGATGCGGACAAGCGGAGACTGGGTCATTTCAGCTCCTTGCGCAGCACCGAAAGCCAGTTGTGGAAGCCGGGCAAATCCTTGGTCGCTTCGCTGCGCGGCTTGGGCAGGTCGACCGTATGGATCGTCCGCACCCGCCCCGGCCGCGCCGACATCACCGCCACGCGATCCGAAAGGTACGCGGCTTCTTCGATCGAGTGCGTCACGAACACGATCGTCGCGCCCACTTCCCGGCGGATGCGCAGCAATTCATCGTTCATCCGGTCACGGGTGAGAAGGTCCAGCGCGCCGAAGGGCTCATCCATCAGCACGATCTTGGGCCGATAGACCAGCGCCCGAGCGATCGCGGCGCGCTGGCGCATGCCGCCCGAGAGCTCTTTGGGCAGGGCCTTGGCGAAATCCTTGAGTCCGACAAGTTCGAGCATCTGCCGCGCCTTCTCGTCACTTTCCTTGCGCGGCTCGCCGAAGGTGTCGAGCGGGAAGCGGACATTGTCCAGAATGTTGAGCCAGGGCAGCAGCACGGCTTCCTGGAACACGAAACCGATATCCGATCCCTTGGCGGGTGCGCCTGATTGCCATTCCAGTGTTCCCGCGCTCGGCGTGATCAATCCGGCGAGAATACGCAGCAGGGTGGACTTGCCGCAGCCCGATGGGCCGATAAGGCTCAGAAACTCGCCTTCCTCGATTTCGAAGGTCGTGGGGGCGAGGGCTTGGACGGATTGACCGCCACGCGACTGAAAGGTCTTGGCGACGTCGGTGGCTTGAAGCAGTTTCAACGCAGGCACTCCCAAGTGCGTATCAATTTTAAGACCGGTGGCCGTTTTGTCTAATTAGTGAGACAGCAGGAAATCGCCGGCGTCAAGAGTGGCTGCAAATTTTTGCCCAACGTGCCGGCATCGTCTTGCGATTGGCGTTAAAATAGGCAATCTCCCGACGCGCAGATGCGCAGGCAACCGAGGTGAAATGCGGATGAACACGCTTAGCGGCTGTGGCTTCGTAGCGATATGGAACGATGTGTCGCGGGGCACGGAAGAAGATTTCAAGGACTGGCACGCTCACGAGCACATGCCCGAACGGCTGGCCATCCCCGGCTTTTTGCGGGGCACGCGCTGGGGTAGCGCGCAGGCACGGCCGCGCTATTTCACGCTCTACACATTGAGCGGGCCCGAGATAGCGCGCTCATCGCCTTACCTTGATCGCCTCAACGCTCCCACGCCATGGACACGGCGTGTCATGAATACGTTTCGCGATAATTCCCGTTGCGTCGGCGATTTCGTTGCCAGTTTGGGAGAACTGCCGGGCAGGGAGGTCATCGTCTGCCGGCTGCACGGCCCGGTAACTGACGGATCGCTTTTCGACAAGATCATGACTGTCGAAGGTGTCTCCGGCTGTCATGTCGGCTTGTCTGATGCCGCAACGTCCGCATTGCCGACCGTCGAGCGACAGGGCAGGGAGGTGCTGGAGCCTCAAGGTTTGGTCATCATCTCCCTATTGCCCGGCTTCGACAAAGGTGCCGCAGTCACTGCTCTGTTGCCTTCAGAAGCGGCAGTCGTGCTAGCTACCATGTCGGTCGAACTCGACATGAAGGCGGCTCAGGATACTGTCTAAATTTTTGGAGATGTTGATGAAACGGTCGCAGGTAAGAGGACTTAAGGTGTCGGAGCGACATTTTTCGGCGCGTTGCACAAGCTTTGCGCACATTATGCAAGCTTGTCTACTTTTTGAGAATTGATCTTGACAGCGATTGTGACGCAAGTGTCTTGTAGCTTCACCATCACTCTGGCGTTCAAAAGGGGAACATCATGAATCGCCGTGTCCTGCTTGCTTCGGCAGCAATCTGTGCAGTGCTCGCCGGGGCACTTCCCGCCTCTGCCCAGGAATTCGTCGCCCGCATCGGTCACCTTGAATCCGATCAGCAGCCGCGCCACCAAGGCCTCGAAATGGTTGCCGAGCTCGTCTCCGAGCGCACCGATGGCGCCGTCGAGTTCCAGCTTTTCCCGGCCGGCCAGCTCGGCCAGGCCCGCGAAATGAACGAAGGCACCCAGCTTGGCCTCTTGGAAGGCACCGTGTCGCCTGCCGCCTTCCTCGCCGGCTTCAACCCCGCCGTTTCGATCCTCGACGTGCCCTTCCTCTATCCTGCCGATCGCGAGCAGGCCAACGCGTTGCGCACCGGACCTTTTGGCCAGGCTGTCCTCGATAGCTTCGCGCCGCTAGGTCTCAAGGCCATTGCCATCTGGCCGAACGGGCGCAAGTCAATCACCTCGAACGAGGACATCGCCGCGCTCGAGAACTTTGCCGGCCAGAGCTTCCGCGTCATGGATTCCCAGGTGCTGATCGAGCAGTTCAATGCCGTTGGCGCTTCTGCCATCGCGCTGCCTTTCGGCGAGCTCTATACCGCCCTCCAGACCGGTGTGGTCGACGGGCAGGAAAACGCCCTCGATACCATCGCCACCATGAAGTATCAGGAAGTACAGGATTACCTCCTGATCTCCGAGCACGGCGCCAATGAAGACATCGTGATGTTCAACCAGGGCTGGTGGGATTCGCTTCCTGCCGAGTACCAGACCGTGATCGTCGAAGCTTTCGAAGAAGTCCGTCCGGAAGTGGAAGCCCTCAAGGAAGCCGCGCAGGAAACTGCCCTCGCAGCCATCCGCGAGAGCGACATCACCATTTACGAGCTCGACGACGCCCAGCGCGCCGCGTTCCGCGAAACCATGTACGGCCCGGCCCGTGACGCCTATCTTGCCGGTGCTGGTGATGCCGGTCAGGGGATCGTCGATACCTACGAAGCCGAATACGCTGCCGTCGTCGGCGAGTAATCGCCTGTTGCCAATGCGGATGCGCTGAAACAAGCGCCCCGCAAGTTTCGAACGGGCGCCGAGTTGGATACAGCTTGGCGCCTCTTCTTGTTAAATAGGGGTGCCAATCAGATGAACCCGAAAGATGCAGTTGCAAGAGCGCTGGGCGCCCTTGCTTCGTTCGAGCGCATAGCGCTCGCCTTGTTGATGCTGACCATGGTGATCATCACCGTCGGTGGCGTTCTGGTGCGCGAAATCGTGCCCGCCTATTCGCGCAACGTCGCCTGGGTCGATGAGGGCGCTCGCTACATGATGGTCTGGCTGGTGTTCCTCTCGCTTGGCCTCGCGCTACAGGAAGGCCGGCAGATCGCCATGACCAGCTTCCTCGAGCGCATGAGCCCCACGGTCCGGCTTTGGCTTGGACGGGTCATCGATCTGACTGGCCTCGTCCTCTCGCTCTATATCGCCTGGGTCGGGCTGGAAATGGCTCAGAACGTGGCCCGAACAGGCCAGTTCAGCCCCACTCTGAGGATTCCCGCCTCCATTCTTTACTACGCGCTCCCCGCCGGCTTCCTGCTCCTGGCGCTGCGCTACGCCTTGAGCCTGTTCGGCCTTTTTGACCGCTGGTCGCAACCCTCTGGAGCCGCGCACTGATGTTGATCGCCGCTATCGTTATCGGCGCCATGGCGCTGCTTTTCCTCGGCTTTGAGATGCTCATCGTTCTCGGCTTGCCGGGGATTCTCACCAAGGAATTCTTCTATTCAACGATGCCCGACCTCATCTACGGTCAGCGCATCGTCGGCGGCATCAATCATTCGACGCTGCTCGCCATCCCCTTCTTCATCTTCGCCGCCGAGATCATGTCCAAGGGCTCCATCGCCCGGCACCTCACCAACCTGGTCGGCGCCTTTCTCGGCCATCGCCGTGGCGGCATGGGCCTGACCACAGTCGCGACCGCCGCAGCTTTCGGCTCGGTTTCCGGTTCCGCGCCCGCTACCGTGGCCGCGTTGGGCGGCATCGTTTATCCCGAACTCAAGCGCCAGGGCTATTCCGACAAATTCTCCCTGGGCCTCATCGTTTCCTCCTCGGAGGTTGCGCTGCTGATCCCACCCTCGATCACGCTGATCATCTATGCCTGGCTTACCGGCACCTCGGTGGCCTCGCTCTTTGCCGCCGGCCTTGTCGTTGGTGTTTTCCTCTCGCTGGTCTTTTGTGCCTATGTGCTGATCTACGCCTATCGCAACGGGTTGACCGGCGATGCTCCGCTGCCCTGGAGCGAACGCATGAAGGTGATCGGCCGCAGCATCTGGGCCATCGGTCTGCCGGTGGTGATGCTGGGCGGTATCTATTCTGGCCTCTTCACCCCCACCGAGGCCGCAGCCGTCAGCGTCGCCTACGCCCTGCTTGTCGAAGTGGTCATCTACCGCCATATGGGCTTTAAGGACGTGATCAATGTCGCGACCGGCGCCGCGGTGACCACGGGCACCATATTCGTGCTCCTCGCCATGGGCTCGATCGTTGCCTACTTCATCACCCTGGCCCAGCTTCCCGCCATGGTCATCGATTTCCTCGAGATGATCGATGCCAACTGGATCGTGTTCCTGCTGATCGTGAACGTCTTGTTCCTCGTCGCAGGCATGTTCATCGATCCCAACTCGACGATGTTGATCCTGGTCCCCGCTCTCTTTCCGGTGGCGCAGAGCTTCGGAATCGATCCGATTCACTTTGGCATCATCGTATGCCTCAACACATGCATCGGCATGATAACACCACCCTTTGGACTCGACATATTTGTCGCCTCCTCGACCCTCGGGGAGTCGGTCACCAAGATCATCTCGGGCATCATGCCGTTCATCATCGTGAACCTTCTGGCCCTGCTGGTCATCAGCTATCTGCCTGATATCTCTATGTTCCTCCCGCGCCTCCTGGCGCCCTAAAGAAATGGGCCGCCCACTGGGCGGCCCTTTTCATTTGAAGCTTTGAAGCGCTCAGCCCTTGCTGGCCGGCGCAAACTCCGAAATCCCCCCATGCGCCGCCGACCACGTCGCCGGATCGTTGAGGAAGCTCTCCACCTCATTGAGCGTATTGGCGTCGAAATGCCCGGATTCCTTGGCTGCATCGAGCACGTCCCACCAGGTGGCAAGGTAATGCAGCTCGATCCCCAGCTCCTTCATCAGGTCACGGCTCTTGGGGAAAATGTCGTAAAAGAACACCACAAAGCAATGATCGACCTTTGCGCCGGCCGTGCGCAGCGCATCGGCGAACATCACCTTCGAGCGCCCGTCGGTTGCAAGGTCCTCCACCAGCAGCGTGCGCGCGCCGGTCACCACTTCACCCTCGATCTGAGCATTGCGGCCGAACCCCTTGGCCTTTTTGCGCACATATTGCATGGGCAGCATCAGATTGTCGGCGATCCAGGCTGCGAAGGGAATGCCCGCCGTCTCGCCACCGGTCACCACGTCGATCGACTCGTACCCAATCTCGGTAGCGATGGTATGCGCGGCCAGATCCATCAGTTTCGAGCGCAGGCGCGGGTAGGAGATGAGCTTGCGGCAGTCGACATAAACTGGGCTGGCCCAGCCGGACGTAAAGACGAAGGGATGCTCGGCGTTGAAATGGATGGCGTTGATTTCGAGCATCATCCGGGCGGTTTGCCGGGCGATGGCTTTCTTGTCGTCGCTGAGGCGCAATGTGCTCATGCTATGAGGGTCCCTTCATCTTGTCCTTTGTGCGGTCGCGCAAAATCGCGGCCGCCAGACGGAAGGTCCAGCGCCGCCACGGCGGTTAAATTGAGTGCAACCGGTTCGCTATAACCCTGTGCTTAAAGTCCAGTCAACACGCTCGCCGGCAAACAACGGGACTATTTCCCGATCTTCCACCGAAACGCTTTCCGGTGCCGTCCATGCGCGCTCTTCATAGGTGACGCGGGTTTCCGAGGGTGCAAAGCCGTAGAAGGCCGGCCCGTTGAGCGAAGCGAAAGCCTCGAACTGGTCCAGCGCACCTTCTTCGGCAAACACTTTCAGATACGCCTCGACCGCTACCGGCGCCGAAAACACCCCGGCGCACCCACATGCCGCTTCTTTCAAGTGCTTGAGATGCGGCGCGGTATCGGTGCCCAGGAAATAGTTTGCGGACCCGCTCGTTGCCGCCTTGCGCAGGGCGAGCTGATGCGTGCGCCGCTTGAGAATGGGCAGGCAGTAATAGTGCGGCCTGATCCCGCCCTCGAACAGCACGTTGCGGTCATAGAGCAGATGCTGCGGCGTGATCGTTGCCGCGATCCGATCGCCGCGGCTGGCCACGAACTGCGCCCCTTGCTCGGTCGTGATGTGCTCCATCACCACCTTGAGCGTAGGATGCCGGTCGAGTAGGGGCGCGAGAATATCGTCGATGAACCGCGCTTCCCGGTCAAAGATATCGACTTCCGGATGCACCAGTTCCCCATGCGTCAACAGCGGCATCCCTGCTTCCGCCATGGCCGCAAACACCGGATCGAGGCCTTCTACCGAAGTCACCCCATGCGCCGAATTGGTCGTCGCATGCGCTGGATAAAGCTTGGCCGCCGCAAAAATGCCGTCCCGGTGCCCGGCGACCAGATCACCGGGGTTGGTGTCATCGGTCAGATAGCACGTCATCATCGGCGTGAAATCGACCCCTTCGGGCACTGCCGCCAGCACCCGCTCGCGATAAGCTTCCGCCATCGCCGCCGTCGTCACCGGCGGCACGAGATTGGGCATGACAATCGCCCGCTCGAACTGCCGCGCCGTATAGGGCACCACCGATTGCAGCACTGCCCCGTCGCGGAAATGAACGTGCAAGTCCACGGGCTTGCGCAGGGTGATCGATCTCATAGGGTGCCTTTCGGAGTGGGTCAGAAAAAGTTGCAAACTTTTTCGGTTCGACCTCGCGACAAGAAACGAGAATCAGTTGGACGACGTCACGGCCTTATAGAGCACATCGGTGCCTTTGATGAGGTCATCGATATCCATGGCTTCATGCGGGTTGTGCGAGCCGTTGGCGTTGCGCACGAACACCATCCCCGAGGGAATGCCCGCATTGGCGAATACCGCCGCGTCGTGCCCGGCGCCCGAGGGCAGGGTCTGCGGGTCGAGCCCGCATTCGCTGGCCGCTTTGGAAAGCATCTCGATCACCTTGGTATCCATTCGCGCAGGCTCGGTATAGACCCGATCGTCGAATTCGAACACCACGCCCCGCTGCTGCCCGACGGCTCGGCATTCGGAGCGGAACAGCTCGTAAAACCCTTCCAGCGTATCATGGCTCTGGCTACGGACCTCGAACGAGAACATGACCTCGCCCGGAATACGGCTGATCGCGTGCTCGTCCGGATCGGTGCCCACGATCCCCGTGGTCACCACCAGATCAAGCCCGCGTTCCAGCAGCACGCGCCAGTGCTCGTCCAGCCGGCCCACCAGGTCGGCGAAGGCGAACACCGCATCCTTGCGTAGCCAGCGCGGAATGGTGCCCGAATGCCCGGCCTCTCCTCGGCACACCACGCACCGGTGCCGTAGATTGCCACGGATGCCCGAGACGACCGCCGCGGGCAACTCGCGGTCGGTCATCACGGGACCCTGTTCGATATGCAGCTCGAGATAACTCGCGGCCTTTTTCACATCGAACAGAGTTCTGCCCTCGCGGATCGGCTCGATATCGATGCCCGTCGCTTCCATGGCTTCGGCCAGCGTCCGCCCCACGCCGCGCGAGCGGGCAGCGAGATCCTTGCCGTCCAGAATGCCAAACAGCGCCCGCGACCCGATGTTAGCCCGCCCGTAAAAGGCGCTTTCCTCGCCGCGCAGCATCATCACCCGCACCGGCGTTGTGAGTTCGCGTCCCGCCTGACGCAGTCGCACAAGGCAGATCAGCCCCGCAACGATTCCAGCCGCGCCATCGTAATTGCCGCCCTGCGGCACCGAATCCGCATGCGAGCCGATATAGTGCGCGGGCCGAGACCCATCATCCTCAGGCGTCCGAACTATGAGGTTTCCAGCCGGATCGATGTCGATCAGGAGCCCGTGCGCCTCCGCCACTGCGGAGAAAATGGCTAGCGCCGCGTCCTCGCGG from Pelagibacterium sp. 26DY04 harbors:
- the soxA gene encoding sulfur oxidation c-type cytochrome SoxA — its product is MKTALVPLVGILAVFSSAWFAQELQLEQEPRSGYTFLGPELQALQDDEFSNPGILWLDQGAQLWTEAGPQSQQSCASCHDDAAVSMAGVAARYPAFDPELGHVINLEQQINQCRSERQGLDPLPYESDALLALTLYVTAQSDGMPIDVDIDGPARESYERGAAQFSQRIGQLNMSCQNCHVENVGNRLRGEPISQGQINGFPIYRLLWNSPASTHRMFAWCNEAVRAEPFEAGSQSYVDLELFLKARAEGLEIETPAIRR
- a CDS encoding uridine phosphorylase, yielding MVAVMAMIDRSATWPWKGDSPVHLPRPEIVPTDFLLPGDPARVDMAASVLSDFEIVGQNREFRMGVGYFGGHRIGICSTGIGGASTEIAMVELAALGVKRIVRIGGMGALSDDLALGDFVVVEKTPANSACARPYSPAGEPVHAAAAIVSALDGKRSSMGLAGRTGSVVTADGYYRAQGRPDHRDGNANPDLVDALAALGVDGIEMEAEIVLAVGAALGVEAGAILAVHAHRRSDGWLEDYEQTQRNLIAIAAGALADLASSSPA
- a CDS encoding ABC transporter permease; protein product: MVRTIVSLAVFLALWQILLIVFNVPAYLVPGPWALVQEAWFLTTEAGLFSHIPITLAEIVIGLVIGGVIGVLAALLFQRFPVVEMLLNPIIVFLQTAPKIAIAPLLLLWLGLDMTPKIVLVAIVTFFPILSNMLSSLRAMPSQMEELARILRLNPIQRVWRLELPMSLPMLFSGAKVAVTLAVTAAVIGELMGARAGLGYLLALGQETSDVELVLVTVFVLSFIGYGLYLLVLAAEKRLLRWHDSTADLQVEKA
- a CDS encoding molybdopterin cofactor-binding domain-containing protein; the encoded protein is MNELTITRRGFVIGAMAFAGGMAIGISRPAMAAATHNPEPWAGEVLGEEFSPWLSILSNGEIVVRVTPPDIGNGVMTQIAMNLNEELQADWSMVRAEFADTNRNYREDNVYGNVGGPLAYFSGRSTGPERLETALMVGATARERLKKAAADQWGVPVSEVTAENSILTNTATGDTLTYGEVAEAAATVELDGEVTLKPRSEWTTLGKVSRPKLQNPMLVNGKAVFGIDVQLPGKVYAALRQVPVQGGRLLNVDREAVMSMPGVLDVVVVDPDEPREPLPVPPPFPIGAAAPQAAVAVIAEHYWQAKTALEALPVEWDLGDGVQWTDNAHIRQTVMDAVQNEGEITVSEGDAAEVIANADRVVEADYFTGYADHVNMEPLNGTALVTDERVDVWMPTQHTQQSHMVAAEESGIAPENVYVHQTFVGGGFGRRVFGDDTRMVVAVAKKHPGVPVHVIWSREESMRQGRFRAMIGAKLKASLGEDGYPTAFLVRHAGRGQGPNVLSDTAYVAGKGIPALQVEEHILPLNFMTGPYRGPSYNVNSFIMESFIDELAHEAGVDPLEYRIKLMEPWEDKGWVKALETVAERAGWGESLPRGQGMGIAVCNWGGGGRPFFGTTAAAVARVEVSPEGQLKILQIDATCDVGTIVNPDAVLAQIQGGTIFGLNMSMNEELEIENGAIVSDNFHRYPMLRMADVPTNIRVHLDGTSGHERINEIGEPPVGPVGPAIGNAIYAAIGKRIRSLPFRTADLTWS
- a CDS encoding ABC transporter substrate-binding protein, with the translated sequence MKRLTLLATASVLALGLAAPASAQDLAPVTIQIDGAAVPYYLPLFVADHYGYFAEEGLDVDFLYANAADILTNVAVGNVQFGFPNGDAVIAARANDLPVKIIHTTYQNGIGAVLFKTESGIETPADLAGKTVAVTSYGSPNYIQLQVMMAQEGLSINDVNVEIVGTGAIVEALSSDQVDAIVFSMLRYYNLQADGIDVGMIRSDDYLPSKGNVLVTSESFLENSSAEVAGFIAALNKGIEHIVEGDVRTEVDMAVAEYTPTFAGQEEIVTEIISEVFVETLWQSEDTEAHELGYGNLESWQTTIDTAVEYEVIPEGFEAGDLVVESPSSIQ
- the soxX gene encoding sulfur oxidation c-type cytochrome SoxX; translation: MRSISIVAIAMAASGIVLAGALAQSGNAIPEPLTDEPGDIRRGMTVAANTDLGNCIICHHIPLPDVPAGAFGSVGPSLAGVGSRLSEGELRLRIVDSSRINPATVMPPYHRTQGLERVADGYAGEPILTAQQIEDLIAFLQTLTDEAQ